tccctatCCAGGTTGTCTcgaagacaataggttgttctcttcaaagggtgagatgtactggatgaggagatAGCTATTCAccgtgtctcaaagacagtaggttgttctcttcaaagggtgagatgaacTGGAGCTtgttattcaaggtgtatcaaagacagtcaTTGGAAAAAGCTTTGACTATTGCACGTCGTGTTGAACAAGCACAGAAAGAATCGAAAACGATGGAAAAAGAGGCCGCTAAATCAGAGGATACAGTCCATGCAATGAAAGCCCATCATAAAAAGCCAAGCCATCGACAGTCGTTTTCAAAACCTACGAGGCCTACGCCGTCTACTGACAATCGCTCATGCTATAGGTGTGGTTCAAGATCACATCTTGCTAACTCTAAGGACTGTCGTGCTACACAAGTTACTTGTCATGCCTGTGGCAAGAAAGGTCACTTACAGAAGTTATGTATGCAGGCAAAACGTACAAATGCTACTACAGTTAGGCACCTACAACTCGATCATACTTTGGAGAATGATCTTACTGGTTGTGTGACTACACATTCCGTGCCTGGACCTGAGATGCATGTGCTGTCACTTGTGAATGCACCCAAGGACACCAATGCAAGCTCGTGTACGATTACGATGAACCATGTTCCAATGCGCATGTTAGTCGATACAGGAAGTCCGAGAACTCTAATCTCCGAAGCGCAATACGAAAAGTATTTCGCCCACGTTCCCTTACAACCTGCTGAGGTACAACTCAAGTCTTACTCTATGGATATCGTTAAAGTCTGTGGAACTTTTACCGCCGACATCACTTACAAGGATCGTATCTGCCAAGTACCTGTACATGTTGTTAAACAGGGCGTTGCCCTTCTAGGACGTGACACTATTATCCGTCTTGGAATGCAGATTGATGGTCGGTTAATGAAGGTAAACGTCAATCAGTTGGATTCGGTAAAGTCGAATCTGTTCAGCGGATCTCAGGATTACCTGCCTGCTAGTTTGCCAGAGGATTTACGTTCTGAGTTTGCTCATGTTTGAACCAGGTTTGGGTAAAGTTAAGGGATTCTCTCATAAAATCCGTGAGAAACCTGACGCTGTTCCAGTTCAAGCTGCGTTACGTGCGATACCGTTTGCTATTCGGGAGGAAGTTCACAAGGAATTGGATCGTTGGGAAAAGGATGACATAGTTGAGAAGATCGATGCTTCAGAGTGGGTTTCCCCACTTGTTGTCGTTCGTAAGAAAACTGGTAATATTCGTCTTTGCGTTGACATGCGTGCGCCAAATAAGGAGATTGTCGTTGACAAGTTTCCTATTCCCAGCATTGATGAATTACTCGGTGAATTACGCGGTGCAAAATACTTTGCTCGTCCAGATCTAGCCAATGCTTACCACCAACTTGAACTTAATGAGGAAAGTCGTGACCTCACATGCTTTCTGACTCACCAAGTCCTTTACCGTTTCAGGCGCGTTCCATTTGGGCTTGCGTCCGCGCCCAGTGCTTttcagaaaatgatgaagatCGCCTTACAAGGACTTGAAGGTCTACAGTCGTACTTCGATGACTTAGTAGTCTACGGCCGTACGTGGGAAGAATATCGCAGGAACTTGAAAGCTGTTCTTCGCCGATTAAGTGAACTAGGAATCAAGCTCAACCCGGCTAAGTGCGAGTTTGATTTAACGGAGATGGAATTCCTAGGTCACATGGTTACACCGGAAGGTATCAAACCTGCTCCTTCCAATACCCGTGCAATTCTGGACGCTCCTCCACCTAAGGATGCCACAACGTTGAAGTCGTTTTTAGGACTTGTTGGATTCTATAGTAAATTCTGCCCTGGCTTTGCTTCCAAAGTAGAGCCAATGTGCAAGTTGCTTCGTGGAGATCAGACGTTTGAATGGTCTGAGGACTGCCAGACTAGTTTCAAATGTATCAAGGAGGATATTGGGAACCATATCACTCTGACCTTGTTTGATCCTGATCTGGACATTGTTGTTACAACAGATGCTAGTGGTTATGGACTCGGTGCCTACATGAGTCAATACAAGAATGGTCTTGAACGTATTGTTACGTGTGCGTCACGTACGTTGACTGATTCTGAACGTAAATATGCAGTGGGAGAACGTGAAGCCCTTGCCTGTGTTTGGGCTTGTGAGAAATGGCATACATACCTATGGGGTAGACATTTCACTTTGCGTACTGATCATCAGACCCTTACAACGCTCCTGTCATCCAAAGGTAATGGTCATAAGCCGATGCGTATCGCTCGTTGGAATGCTCGACTCTTACAGTACAATTACACAGTTGAGTATGAACCAGGTCGTGACGTTTGCTTTGCAGATGCTCTCTCTAGATTGCCACTAGAAGATACTACTGGTTTCGATATTGAGGATGAAGCCATTTGTTTGAAATTCGAGGATGATACTGCGTGTGTTACTCTCGCTGAAATAACTACTGCTACCAATGAGGATAAAACCTTGCAAAAGGCAATACGTTACACTGTGAATGGTTGGCCAGATAAACTGGATGCTGTGGACAAAGCTGTCTATGGTTTGTTCAGATTCCGAAAGGAGTTGTCTGTTTACAAGCAAAACCTGTTGCGTGGAGATCGCGTTGTCGTACCGAAAGCGCTTACCGCACGAATCATAGAAATTGCACACCAATGCCATCAGGGGATTGTTCGTACTAAGCAACGTTTACGTGGACTATACTGGTGGAATGGTATGGATATACAAGTGGAACAAGCGATCCACACGTGTACCACTTGTcagatgaatgataaaactgcGTCTACTAGGCCTGCACCGATGCAGCCTGTTTCACTACCCAATAAACCATGGGAAAAACTTTCGATGGACATTGTAGGTCCGAATGATTGTGCACCACACTCAGAAAGGTTTGCTATCACTGTGCATGATTACTTCAGTAAATGGCCCGAAGCTGCACTTGTACCACGTGTTACCACTGACGTTGTCATTTCATTCCTTCAAGGAATATTTTCACGTGAAGGATACCCTCAAGAGATTGTTACCGATCATGGACCTCAGTTTGTGTCACATGTTTTTGAAGACTTCTGTGTGaggagaaatatccgtcatactACTTCAGCTATCTACCATCCACAAGCTAATGGTGCAGTTGAACGTTTCAATCAGACTTTAGGAAATACTATTCAGCTTGCTACCAAAGAGAGAAAATCTCCTACCCTTGCTGTTCGTGAATCATTATGTGTATACCGTGCTACACCTCATGCGACGACGGGAGTTTCACCGTCTGAACTCCTTCATGGTCGGCGTATGGTAACATGATTGGACATTCCTGGTCTACATGTTGTCAAACCCTTGGAACCGATTGATTCTGTTCGCAATCGTGTCCGACATAAGCAAGCAAAATCTAAGGCTTATGCTGACAAGCGTCGTACAGCTAAGTTTTCCGATTTAGAAGTTGGAGACTATGTCCGTGTCAAAATTCCAAGACATGTCCGTAAAGGATTTTCTAAGTATTCCGACCCAGTGCGTATCATTGCCGTCAAAGGTCCAGCGACTTTTCAAACAGAGGATGGAAAGGTGTGGAATAAGGAACTGTTGTCGCGCTACCGTGCTCCAGTGTTGCCACCAAAGGACAATAGAGAGATATCAGTGGATGATGTTGACTTTGATCATGGTGATAACCCAGATGTTCCTGAACTTGTTGCACCCTATAAACCTCCGCCTGCCAGGCCTGTGCGAAATCGTGTTAGACCAGCCTGGTATAGAGATTACATTGTCGCTCGTTAGTTAGTGTTCTAAAATAGTGTGTGTTGATTATAGTTACCTTACTCTTAGTAATTGTGACATTGATAATTGAAGTACTGTGGCGGCTTTGATCGAATCTAACTAATATGTCAAGGACGAAGTGAAGTACTGTTTTCCATGACTTCTTTTATTACAATGGATCCCACAGATCACGTAAATCTACAAAGACAAAACGAATGAACATACATAAAGACTTGCTCACATAATGAACAGTGGACAAGAAAGGAAGAACCAGTGACTGTAAGAAAAAAAGATGAGTAGAAGAGGAACAACCATAAAAATTGGTCACATCCAGGAGGACAGACAAGACATACACATTCATGACGTTTCTTGCACAACCATACAGTATCAACTTTGCAGATTTACTCCAGCATTCTGTCTGAACATTACACCGAATCTTTAACATAGAATCATGTATTAAATGGCATTTACCTGCCGAGATCCTTACTAAAAATATGCATCTCAGCATTCTATAAACATTTCAGTGCATTCTAAGGACATGCACCAGGGCGTCACCTGGTGTTAAACTATGGAACTATAGCGGGAGCAAACAAGCGTGGGTTTCTACGAATTAAACACATCAAAACTTGCCTTTACCGGCTCTGTCATGAACTGGGCTTGTACTGTAGGGTTTCTATACATGTTATTTTAGTTAATTACCTTTGTTCCGGCATCGGGTCTAACTAGGGTTCCCGAAAAAGTACCCTTCACTGGCACAAATTCTAAACAGGTCGTAATGACAGAAATGTTTGGGTTCAAAGCGAGGCTGGGCGGAACCGGGATGACGCACTAGCCAAAAGGAGCACGAAAATGgaggcgccaaattcaaattaccCGCCAAACACCAAAAGAGCGCAAAATAGAGCGCAAACTGCAAAAACGCACTAAAACATGCATTACTGACTAAATTCTAACCGACGGCAGTCACATGGCTCTCCTAAATTGCTTGTGCCAATTTACCAACTCTAAAACTCTCAAACTAAACAAAtactcaaaatttcaaatacaaGTGGACTTCAACTTCCACTTCACTTGACCCTTAAAGCCTTTGAAATCAAAACTGTACTGGCCCCTTAAGGCTCTTAATTTCAACTACTACACCTGACCCTTAAAGACTCTCAGTTTAAACAATAACTGATTTTCTTTTGCACAAACTTCTCCAATTACTTTCTTTACAAATATTAGATTCAGAACCAATGAAACATGTGAAAAGAGGCCGAAACCTGGCCTTAGCTGCTTTCATCTCCAGAATCTaagttaaaatttttttttttttttcttggtaTCATTTTATGGCTCTCCATAATTTGAGACAGACTCAAAACCAAAGAAAACCTTTATGCCAAAACTTGTGGCaaagaaatacaatgtatgGAGGCGATACCCTCATCAAGAGGCTCAAAAGATTCCGTGAGCAACTAGATGAGCCTCAACCCACACACCCCTGGAGCCGGCTTTGAAAAGACTACAGGAGTAGGCAGAGTGAGAAATCACCAAAACACAAAATGCAACAGTTTATGAACCTTTAAAACCTGAATGGCATTGACTCAACTGAGGCAGAGGACCAACTGGCACCAAAACCCGAAATATCAATCAAATCTATAACGTCTCTACTATGCAAGCCTAGATATTCATTGTCTCTGATAACAGGCTTATTCATTGCCCTTTGGCATTTTTGCCAACAGAATGACCTTGTGGATTGGTCTTTCTTGAAGACCTTTGCCCACCCTCAATTTTAACTTCCTAACCAAACCGTCTTCGCTCTTGGGAGCTTCTAACACGCGGGCGCGAGGCCATTGACACCTTGGCAGGGATTCGTCCATGAGAAGGACGATATCATCTGGCTCAACGTTTGGCTGTTCCTTGatccatttttttctctcctgaaGAGTGGGCAAGACTTCGTCTCTCCACCGTGACCAGAATTGGTTGGCTAGGTATTGTACCCGTCGCCATCTCCTACGGCAGAATAAATCCTCTTTCACGAACTTCCCAGGGAGAGGTTTGACCGTTTTCGTCTTCAGGGTGAGTATCTGGTTGGGTGTCAATGGCTGCAGCGCATCTGGCGACTTGGTATCGATGAACGTGAGAGGGCGACTATTGAGAATGTACTCCACCTCCTTCATCAGGGTCCTCAGGAGCTCATCGTCCAACTGGCTGCCATGCTGCATGAGGAGAGCGTTGAGAACATTTCTAGCACTTCCGATCATTCTTTCCCAGGCTCCTCCAAAATGACTGGCGTGAGGTGGGTTCATTTTGAAGTTTATCCAGTCACAACCATCCTTGAGTAGTTCAGTGGAAATTTTCTTGTCATCCATTTCTGCGAGCGCCTTTTCTAGGACATTTTTTCCCCCAAAGAAATTGCTCCCTTGGTCACTTCGTAGAGTCCGAAAAAGCCTCTGCAGCACACGAAGCGATACGACATTTCCGTAGAAGCAATATGGGCTGCGTTACCGATGGCGGTAGGTTCGCGCGTTTGATTCGCCCCCCAACCCTCAAATTCCTTTGTTGTCAAGAAAAGGATCCAGCGTGAACAAACTGCCCCCTTTTCCTACATGTTTTTGTTGCTTCAGAAGGCAAACTCCTGGCTGTATTCCTTCTCTTGGGCGACTCTGACAATCAACTCTTCTGCAGCCATCATCTCTTCAACGCTAACCGACTTATGGCTTCCTCGTTAGTGCCATCTCCAGCTCTTTTCTTTCTGACACATTCCTGGAGAATCGTCACGTATCGTAAACACAAAGCAGTGGCATGCTTGAGTCGAAACCAGCTTGCGAAATATCCGAATCTCTCGTACAGGCTTGGATAGGGCTGTGGAATAGCACGCGTTGCTAAGGTGACCGCAGTTCTCTTTACTTCAGGGTCGTCCTCGGACAACTGCTGGGCTGCTTCAATGTCTGGTGCAGGCAGGTTGGTCGTCTCTCGTAGAAACTCTGGGCCTTTCCACCACAGGCTGCTGGCGAGTAGATCTGTGGCGCTCATCCCTCGTGAGGCTAGGTCCGCTGGATTAGCATCTGTGACCACGTGTCTCCAAGTCTTAACTTCTGTCAGGTCTCGAATCTGCTGAACGCGATTGCTGACAAAGATGTGGAATCTTTTCGCCTCGTTCGAAATGTACCCGAGCACCACTTGGCTATCTGTGTAGAAAACCTTGGCCAGAATCTCCATCTGAAGTTGATTTTCGGTGAAGGCGGCGATCTTCGCTGACGTGAGGGCGGCAACTAACTCTAGCCTGGGAATAGTGACAACCTTTTGCGGGGTCACCCGGGACTTGGCCATTACCAGCGAGGTTTCGATTCTACCACTTTCATCAGTATACTTCAAGTAGGAACACTGACCATACCCAGATTCACTCGCGTCTGAGAAACTATGCAACTCCACTGAGGTGTCAGGGCCCAATTCACTGGTCTTGTAACACCGTGGTATCTTAAGTTGAGACAAGGACATCAAATCCGTTCTGCAACGTTCCCATCGCATCCTGACATCCTCTGGTACATCAGCATCCCAGTCCAACTTCTGGCTGCACAGCTCCTTTAAGATGGCTTTACCTTGCAGTATCACCGGCGATACCAGACCCAGGGGGTCATAGACTGAGGCCACAGTCGAGAGGATGCCCCGACGGGTGAGAGGTTTATCTTTCAAATTGATAGCAAACCCGAAGTCATCACTCTCGACATGCCACTCCAGTCCCAAGGTACGTTCTATGGGTAGACTTTCACTTTCTGATTGTAAGTTCAATTTTTGGAGGTTTTTCCCAAGTTCTGATTGCGGCATCGACTTGAGAATCTCCCTATCCTTAGCGACAAATTTGTGTTCCCTGAAACCACGTTCACTCACCAAATCTGCACTTGAGTGTGCAATGTTTATTGCCTGTTTGGTAGTGCTTTCACTATCTAGCCCATCATCCATATAATATTGTTTTCTAACGAAGTCGGCTGCCTCTTCACCATATTTGCTCTCGAATTCATCGGCCACTGACTTCAGCGCGAAATTTGCCATCCCTGGGGATGAGGTTGCACCAAATATGGAAACGCGCATTCGGTACTCTACAGGCTCGGACATCAAGTCACCCCCCTCCCACCATAGGAATCGAAGATAATTTCTATCACGCGCGTCAACACCACATTGCATAAACATGGCTTCCAAGTCGCAAGCAAACGCGTATCTTTCCCTACGGAATCGAATGAGAACACCGGTAAGGTTATTTGTGAGATCAGGACCCTGCAGGAGGCGCTTATTCAACGATGTACCCTCGAATTCTGCGCTGGCATCAAACACTACACGGCATTTATCGCGCTTGACTGGGTGGTATACCCCATGATGTGGTATATACCATACTGTACCGTCACTGAGGTTCAATTCATCTTTCGGCACCCTTTCTGCGTAGCCTTTATGTAGCATGTCATCCATCGATTTGAGGTAGTCCTCTCGTAACTTGGGGTTTTTCAACAGACGAGCTCGGAGTTGGGCTAACCGTTTGGCAGCTTGGGTCCTGTTGTTGGGCATTTTTGAATCGTCCTTCCACGGCAGCGGCATCTCGAAATGCCCATCCTCTCTCACATGAATGCCTTTCTTCAGGATATCCATGAACTTTCTATCCTCAATCGACATCTTATCGTTGTCCTGAAGAGAGCCACCATATTCAATGAATTCGCGATCCAACATTGAACCCACTACAGACGGACTCACCTCCCTAGCCGAGGTCGTAAATGCGAAATGACTGGCGGTTTTCCCAACGGTACCAACGACTCCCCAACCCAGCGCGGTCTTTACACCATATGGGTCATTTGGATCAGGGCCGGGAACTATTTCTAGCGGCCTAATAGCGGCGGTGCAATTCATACCTATCAATAGCCCGATGTCTGCATCGGATATGATGGGTGCCAGCTGATCCGCCACCCCAGCCAAGTGTTGCCAATTTCGTATTTGCGTATGGTTAGGGATTTGATCCCTAGTGGCAAGAATGACCTGCCTAGAGTAAACACTGGGCAAGGGGACCATTGTGCCTTCCTGGCCCAAACCCTTCACCTGCAAACCTACAACCTTTTGACAAAAAACCCTTTCTTCCCCAAGCATAGTGCTTAATTTGAACTCTACGGGTGTACCCTGTGCATCTAACATTTTGACCGTACCATCAGTTATGTAACAAGCATCACTTTGGTCATCCAACAGAGCATACACAATCACAGAATTCCCATTGTCACAGCTCAAGTGAACTGGGACAATGAGGGCACTTTGAAAACCGCTAACATTTACACTGTCTGAAGAATGGCAAAATGTTCTTGCCCGACCTGTAGGTTCTGCTGCTGGGGTCTGCTGCGGCGTCGTCTGGCTTGAACCTCGGTTGTAGTCATGCAACAACGTTGGATGCTGGGCCTTACACACTTGGCACGTTTGCTTCTTCCTGCAATCCCGTTTCATATGCCCCTTACGGAAGCAGCCAAGGCATAGGCTATTGGCCTTCACAAAGGCTACCCTTTCAGTTAGCGACAGGTCCTTGAAGGAAGGGCACGTATCTAGGTAGTGGGATTCACCGCACTTGAGACACTTAGCAACTGGGTTTGACCACCCTTTTGGCTGCTCAGCCCCGGCGCCTGGCGAGGCAGCACCGATGCCTGTTGCGAAAGATTGTTTTGCAGGAACGGCGATTTTCTTGTCTGCACCTGTAGAGAAGGACGACGTTTTACTTTTCTGGTTACTAGTGTCTGCTTTGCTGTAAAGTGGATTGCAAGATATCCTGGCTTGCTTCTGTATGAACCCACACAAGAGTTTAAATGGTGGAATTCTAGGTCCGTATTACTGTCCTCATACAGGAAATGATCCACCTTTGTGCACCATTTGTCCTGTAGGGATCGGGGTAGCTTGTGCACAATCCTTTCCTGCTCTATGGGATCATCGAGAACCCTGAGTTGACTCAGGGTTTCCATGGCTGTTTCACATTGACGTAAAAAGTCAGACAGATCTCGGAGTGCCGGGCCATCCCCATGTTTGATCACGGGCCAACGTTCTATTTTGTCCCTGAATGCCCTAGCCAAAAGGACCTTGTTACCATACCGGTCATGTAGAATCGCTTTGGCTTCTTTGTAACTTTTCTCATCTCCCACAGCAAGGAGTCCCTGGATTGAGCACCTTACAGTCTCGTTCGTGTATTTTCCTAAGTAGTAGCATCGGTCGCTTGGCGAATCGTACCTGTCCTCCACAAGGACCTTGAATGACTGCCACCACTCAGGAAACTTAAAACCGCTGCCAGCAAAGACGGCCGGCTCCTTGCGAGGAAGTTTGTCTTCTTTTCTGCTAAGTACATCAGCCAACATGCCAATGGCAGTGACCAGTTCGTTATTTGGCTGGGCTGAGGCACCATTCGACACAGCACTAGAATTTAGACGAGTTTCCGGCCGCTTATCAACACTGCTACGGGCCTGAGCAAGCTCAGCTTTCAGACGGCGATTGTCTAACTCTAGCAAAGTCAGTTCATCATTCATTGTTGCTGCCTTCAACAGGACCGAGATGCCTTCCAGCTGGCTTGTCGTAGCTTCGTCGGAATCGTAACTTGACATCTTTCTTCACCGGGTAAAGATTTACTGTGGCGGCTTTGATCGAATCTAACTAATATGTCAAGGACGAAGTGAAGTACTGTTTTCCATGACTTCTTTTATTACAATGGATCCCACAGATCACGTAAATCTACAAAGACAAAACGAATGAACATACATAAAGACTTGCTCACATAATGAACAGGGGACAAGAAAGGAAGAACCAGTGACTGTAAGAAAAAAGGATGAGTAGAAGAGGAACAACCATAAAAAATTGTCACATCCAGGAGGACAGACAAGACATACACATTCATGACGTTTCTTGCACAACCATACAGTATCAACTTTGCAGATTTACTCCAGCATTCTATCTGAACATTACACCGAATCTTTAACATAGAATCATGTATTAAATGGCATTTACCTGCCGAGATCCTTACTAAAAATATGCATCTCAGCATTCTATAAACATTTCAGTGCATTCTAAGGACATGCACAAGGGCGTCACCTGGTGTTAAACTATGGAACTATAGCGGGAGCAAACAAGCGTGGGTTTCTGCGAATTAAACACATCAAAACTGGCCTTTACCGGCTCTGTCATGAACTGGGCTTGTACTGTAGGGTTTCTATACATGTTATTTTAGTTAATTACCTTTGTTCCGGCATCGGGTCTAACTAGGGTTCCCGAAAAAGTACCCTTTACTGGCACAAATTCTAAACAGGTCGTAATGACAGACATGTTTGGGTTCAAAGCGAGGCTGGGCGGAACCGGGATGACGCACTAGCCAAAAGGAGCACGAAAATGgaggcgccaaattcaaattaccCGCCAAACACTAAAAGAGCGCAAAATAGAGCGCAAA
The genomic region above belongs to Lineus longissimus unplaced genomic scaffold, tnLinLong1.2, whole genome shotgun sequence and contains:
- the LOC135503550 gene encoding uncharacterized protein LOC135503550; the encoded protein is MNCTAAIRPLEIVPGPDPNDPYGVKTALGWGVVGTVGKTASHFAFTTSAREVSPSVVGSMLDREFIEYGGSLQDNDKMSIEDRKFMDILKKGIHVREDGHFEMPLPWKDDSKMPNNRTQAAKRLAQLRARLLKNPKLREDYLKSMDDMLHKGYAERVPKDELNLSDGTVWYIPHHGVYHPVKRDKCRVVFDASAEFEGTSLNKRLLQGPDLTNNLTGVLIRFRRERYAFACDLEAMFMQCGVDARDRNYLRFLWWEGGDLMSEPVEYRMRVSIFGATSSPGMANFALKSVADEFESKYGEEAADFVRKQYYMDDGLDSESTTKQAINIAHSSADLVSERGFREHKFVAKDREILKSMPQSELGKNLQKLNLQSESESLPIERTLGLEWHVESDDFGFAINLKDKPLTRRGILSTVASVYDPLGLVSPVILQGKAILKELCSQKLDWDADVPEDVRMRWERCRTDLMSLSQLKIPRCYKTSELGPDTSVELHSFSDASESGYGQCSYLKYTDESGRIETSLVMAKSRVTPQKVVTIPRLELVAALTSAKIAAFTENQLQMEILAKVFYTDSQVVLGYISNEAKRFHIFVSNRVQQIRDLTEVKTWRHVVTDANPADLASRGMSATDLLASSLWWKGPEFLRETTNLPAPDIEAAQQLSEDDPEVKRTAVTLATRAIPQPYPSLYERFGYFASWFRLKHATALCLRYVTILQECVRKKRAGDGTNEEAISRLALKR
- the LOC135503549 gene encoding uncharacterized protein K02A2.6-like, with the translated sequence MFEPGLGKVKGFSHKIREKPDAVPVQAALRAIPFAIREEVHKELDRWEKDDIVEKIDASEWVSPLVVVRKKTGNIRLCVDMRAPNKEIVVDKFPIPSIDELLGELRGAKYFARPDLANAYHQLELNEESRDLTCFLTHQVLYRFRRVPFGLASAPSAFQKMMKIALQGLEGLQSYFDDLVVYGRTWEEYRRNLKAVLRRLSELGIKLNPAKCEFDLTEMEFLGHMVTPEGIKPAPSNTRAILDAPPPKDATTLKSFLGLVGFYSKFCPGFASKVEPMCKLLRGDQTFEWSEDCQTSFKCIKEDIGNHITLTLFDPDLDIVVTTDASGYGLGAYMSQYKNGLERIVTCASRTLTDSERKYAVGEREALACVWACEKWHTYLWGRHFTLRTDHQTLTTLLSSKGNGHKPMRIARWNARLLQYNYTVEYEPGRDVCFADALSRLPLEDTTGFDIEDEAICLKFEDDTACVTLAEITTATNEDKTLQKAIRYTVNGWPDKLDAVDKAVYGLFRFRKELSVYKQNLLRGDRVVVPKALTARIIEIAHQCHQGIVRTKQRLRGLYWWNGMDIQVEQAIHTCTTCQMNDKTASTRPAPMQPVSLPNKPWEKLSMDIVGPNDCAPHSERFAITVHDYFSKWPEAALVPRVTTDVVISFLQGIFSREGYPQEIVTDHGPQFVSHVFEDFCVRRNIRHTTSAIYHPQANGAVERFNQTLGNTIQLATKERKSPTLAVRESLCVYRATPHATTGVSPSELLHGRRMVT